From Chryseobacterium gallinarum, one genomic window encodes:
- a CDS encoding phosphoribosylformylglycinamidine synthase, which produces MSNNKRIFVEKRGIFDVESPKIFDEVKAVVPAIQSVKVYNVYDIFNLNDGEFEKVVNNTFVDPVTDILHTENPAKSIHFAMEFLPGQYDQRADSAQQCIALLTENEKSKVRSGKLIEFEGVTEADLVKIKDLLINKVESQEKDLSVLDIPADETPSKVIIHENFINFNDAELENFYNNHGFALGLDDLKFIQEYFKTEERNPTETELKVLDTYWSDHCRHTTFETELSDIQFEGKFKHTLETIFNDYIEKRKFLGRELKPISLMDLATVCGKYFHKTGNLDNLVISDEINACTIQIEAEYDGKKEPWYLLFKNETHNHPTEIEPFGGASTCLGGAIRDPLSGRSFVFQAMRLTGAADVLESVDKTLPGKLPQKTITKQAANGYSSYGNQIGLATTMVSEIYDEGYKAKRMEVGFVTGAVPVDWVRREKPANGDSIIILGGATGRDGVGGASGSSKEQDETSIHTMSSEVQKGNAVEERKIQRLFRNPELTRLIKKSNDFGAGGVSVAIGEIADSLEVNLDVLPLKYEGLNGTELAISESQERMAVVVDPKDKEKFIKFCEAENIVAVEVAKVTDSGRMQMFWKGDKIVDLSRAFLDTNGCSKSQEVKINHLEEVKAETKAFNEENFLNTLKDKNVASQKGLLEMFDSSVGGTTVAMPLGGKYQQTLMEGSVQTLPVLGAKDIKTVSLASWGFDAEISKQNSLLGASYAVVESVAKIVAMGGDYKNIRLSFQEYFEKLGQAPEKWGKPLASLLGAYDAQINLGLAAIGGKDSMSGTYQDLNVPPTLISFACANGEKQNIISPEFKAAGNKVYFFNHIAQENGLPNYDALKDIYEFIFENIKSGKIVSVKTVKDGGVAVALAKMSFGNRLGAEINADENVLLSKNIGSLIIEATEELSNVSLQLIGEVKDSGILKINGLESSILNLVSAYTSTFENLFPTVEKEKITVEIDEKSNSINPRNIIIKKHGIAQPKVFAPVFPGTNCEYDTLNAFQKEGAVVSSLPLINISHQLLDESIDAWVEEIRTSQILAFSGGFSAGDEPDGSAKFIVNVLKNDKMRNAVHELLDRDGMIIGICNGFQALVKSGLLPYGRIKDLDENSPTLAHNAIRRHISQMVTVKVVNDESPWLKGMKDQIFTIPISHGEGRFMASEEEIKKLYENGQIATQYIDFDGNIAHGMPFNPNNSLFGIEGVTSPCGKIYGRMGHPERFTEGLMRNIPTANYHNIFKNGVEYFK; this is translated from the coding sequence ATGTCTAATAACAAAAGAATTTTCGTAGAAAAAAGAGGAATTTTCGATGTTGAAAGTCCAAAAATTTTTGATGAAGTAAAAGCAGTTGTTCCGGCAATTCAAAGTGTGAAAGTCTACAATGTGTATGATATTTTTAACTTGAATGACGGGGAATTCGAAAAAGTAGTGAACAACACTTTCGTAGATCCTGTGACTGATATTTTACATACAGAAAACCCTGCAAAAAGCATCCACTTCGCAATGGAGTTCCTGCCTGGTCAGTACGATCAGAGAGCAGACTCTGCACAACAGTGTATCGCTTTATTAACAGAGAATGAAAAGTCAAAAGTAAGAAGTGGAAAGCTGATCGAATTTGAAGGAGTTACAGAAGCTGATTTGGTGAAAATCAAAGACCTTTTGATCAATAAAGTGGAATCTCAGGAAAAAGACCTGTCTGTACTGGATATTCCTGCTGATGAAACCCCTTCAAAAGTAATCATCCACGAAAATTTCATCAATTTCAACGATGCTGAACTTGAAAATTTCTATAACAATCACGGTTTTGCATTAGGATTAGATGACCTGAAATTCATCCAGGAATATTTTAAAACTGAAGAAAGAAACCCTACAGAAACTGAACTGAAAGTATTAGATACTTACTGGAGCGATCACTGTCGTCACACGACTTTCGAAACAGAATTGTCAGACATTCAGTTTGAAGGAAAATTCAAACATACATTGGAAACTATTTTCAATGACTATATCGAAAAAAGAAAATTCTTAGGCCGTGAGCTGAAGCCAATCTCTTTAATGGACCTGGCAACAGTATGTGGTAAATATTTCCATAAAACAGGCAATCTGGATAACCTTGTGATTTCTGATGAGATCAACGCTTGTACCATCCAGATTGAAGCAGAATACGACGGTAAAAAAGAACCTTGGTATTTATTATTCAAAAACGAAACACACAATCACCCAACGGAAATTGAACCCTTTGGCGGAGCATCAACGTGTTTAGGAGGTGCGATCAGGGATCCATTGTCCGGAAGATCTTTTGTATTCCAGGCCATGAGATTAACAGGGGCTGCAGATGTTTTAGAATCAGTAGATAAAACATTACCAGGGAAGTTACCTCAAAAAACAATCACGAAACAAGCTGCGAACGGATATTCATCTTACGGGAACCAGATTGGTCTTGCAACCACGATGGTTTCTGAAATTTATGATGAAGGATATAAAGCCAAAAGAATGGAAGTTGGTTTCGTTACCGGAGCTGTTCCTGTAGATTGGGTAAGACGTGAAAAACCTGCAAACGGTGATTCAATTATCATTTTAGGAGGTGCAACAGGCCGTGACGGAGTTGGAGGAGCAAGCGGAAGTTCAAAAGAACAGGACGAGACTTCTATCCATACCATGAGCTCAGAAGTTCAGAAAGGAAATGCCGTAGAAGAACGTAAAATCCAGAGACTGTTCAGAAACCCTGAACTGACAAGACTTATCAAAAAGTCAAACGATTTTGGTGCTGGAGGAGTTTCCGTAGCGATTGGTGAAATTGCAGACTCTTTAGAAGTAAATCTTGATGTATTACCATTAAAATATGAAGGATTAAACGGAACAGAACTGGCTATTTCCGAATCTCAGGAAAGAATGGCCGTTGTAGTAGATCCGAAAGACAAAGAAAAGTTTATCAAATTCTGTGAAGCTGAAAACATTGTAGCCGTAGAAGTAGCAAAAGTGACAGACTCAGGAAGAATGCAGATGTTCTGGAAAGGAGACAAAATTGTTGACCTTTCAAGAGCATTCCTTGATACCAACGGATGTTCAAAATCCCAGGAAGTAAAAATCAATCATCTTGAAGAAGTAAAAGCAGAAACTAAGGCATTCAACGAAGAAAACTTCCTGAATACTTTAAAAGATAAAAACGTAGCTTCCCAAAAAGGACTATTGGAAATGTTTGACTCTTCCGTAGGAGGAACAACTGTTGCGATGCCTTTAGGAGGAAAATATCAGCAAACCCTGATGGAAGGAAGTGTGCAGACACTTCCGGTCTTAGGCGCAAAAGATATCAAAACGGTTTCCCTTGCAAGCTGGGGATTCGATGCTGAAATCTCAAAACAAAACTCATTATTGGGAGCATCTTACGCAGTAGTAGAAAGTGTGGCGAAGATTGTTGCCATGGGAGGTGATTATAAAAACATCAGATTAAGCTTCCAGGAATATTTTGAAAAACTTGGTCAGGCTCCTGAAAAATGGGGTAAACCTTTAGCTTCCCTCCTGGGTGCTTATGATGCACAGATCAACCTTGGATTAGCGGCAATCGGAGGTAAAGATTCCATGAGTGGTACTTATCAGGATCTGAATGTACCGCCAACGTTGATTTCTTTTGCATGTGCCAACGGTGAGAAACAAAATATCATTTCTCCTGAATTTAAAGCTGCAGGAAACAAAGTATATTTCTTCAACCATATCGCTCAGGAAAACGGTCTTCCGAACTATGATGCTTTAAAAGATATTTATGAATTCATCTTTGAAAACATCAAATCAGGAAAAATCGTTTCTGTAAAAACAGTAAAAGACGGTGGAGTAGCTGTAGCACTGGCAAAAATGAGTTTCGGAAACAGATTGGGAGCTGAAATCAATGCTGATGAAAATGTATTGCTATCTAAAAATATCGGTAGCCTGATCATCGAAGCTACGGAAGAACTAAGTAATGTATCTCTTCAATTAATAGGGGAAGTAAAAGATTCAGGGATCTTAAAGATCAATGGTCTTGAGTCTAGCATCTTGAATCTAGTGTCTGCTTATACAAGTACATTCGAAAACCTTTTCCCAACAGTAGAAAAAGAAAAGATAACAGTGGAAATTGATGAAAAATCAAACTCCATCAATCCAAGAAATATCATCATCAAAAAACACGGAATTGCACAGCCTAAAGTATTTGCTCCGGTATTCCCGGGAACCAACTGCGAGTACGACACTTTAAATGCATTCCAGAAAGAAGGCGCTGTAGTAAGCAGCTTACCTTTAATCAATATCAGTCACCAATTGCTGGATGAAAGCATTGATGCATGGGTAGAAGAGATCAGAACTTCACAGATTCTTGCCTTCTCAGGAGGTTTCTCAGCAGGTGATGAGCCGGATGGTTCTGCGAAATTCATTGTCAACGTTTTAAAGAACGACAAAATGAGAAATGCAGTTCATGAACTATTAGACAGAGACGGTATGATCATCGGGATCTGTAACGGTTTCCAGGCTTTGGTTAAATCAGGATTATTGCCTTACGGAAGAATCAAGGATCTGGATGAAAATTCTCCGACCCTGGCTCACAACGCTATCAGAAGACATATTTCTCAGATGGTAACGGTAAAGGTAGTGAATGACGAAAGCCCATGGTTAAAGGGAATGAAAGATCAGATTTTCACCATTCCGATTTCTCACGGAGAAGGACGTTTCATGGCTTCGGAAGAAGAAATCAAAAAGTTATATGAAAACGGGCAGATCGCAACGCAGTACATCGATTTTGATGGAAATATTGCTCACGGAATGCCGTTCAACCCGAACAATTCATTATTCGGAATTGAAGGAGTTACCAGCCCATGCGGAAAGATCTACGGAAGAATGGGACACCCGGAACGATTTACGGAAGGTCTTATGAGAAACATACCAACCGCGAATTATCACAACATATTCAAAAACGGTGTTGAATACTTCAAATAA
- a CDS encoding WG repeat-containing protein: MKKTLLFVVMIPVLSFSQGKDVLKYFISKDNLVGVKNKKGEIIIPAQFINLTGVKNGELVKSVNNTIFIDSSLANKSEVEKNAWGVVFDEKGKLLYQPYSYDNGADYFSEGVRRFVKNGKIGFVDRNAKTVIEPEHDFVSPFNYGYASFCDGCDWEKTNDEHKAIVGGKWGVMNTRGQTVQPLAKQSGEDIEIDGKYYPYPFSYSGKEKNILQFFEKQNKKLSDIYYVNVYNTFSDDEKKLFFEIVERPKENFPYYQVNAYDYRKKDLGTLYRFKFLVSEDGKTFYAIEDFNEKKVLFENWLKEEIKNAEDFQKEHKDNPNKFINK, translated from the coding sequence ATGAAAAAGACGCTTCTATTCGTTGTAATGATTCCTGTACTTTCTTTTTCTCAGGGAAAAGATGTATTAAAGTATTTTATTTCCAAAGATAATTTAGTTGGAGTAAAAAATAAAAAGGGAGAAATCATTATTCCTGCACAGTTTATCAATCTTACCGGAGTGAAAAACGGTGAATTGGTTAAAAGTGTAAATAATACAATTTTTATTGACTCCTCTTTAGCTAACAAAAGTGAAGTAGAGAAAAATGCTTGGGGAGTTGTTTTTGATGAAAAGGGAAAGCTTCTTTATCAACCTTATTCTTATGATAATGGAGCGGATTATTTTTCCGAAGGTGTAAGAAGATTTGTTAAAAACGGTAAAATAGGTTTTGTAGATAGAAACGCAAAGACAGTTATAGAACCGGAACATGATTTCGTCTCACCGTTTAATTATGGCTATGCCTCTTTTTGCGATGGGTGTGACTGGGAGAAAACCAATGATGAGCACAAAGCAATTGTAGGTGGAAAATGGGGCGTGATGAATACCAGAGGGCAAACCGTTCAGCCGCTTGCAAAACAATCAGGGGAAGACATTGAGATTGATGGGAAATATTATCCATATCCGTTTTCCTACAGCGGGAAAGAAAAAAATATTCTTCAATTTTTTGAAAAACAGAATAAAAAGCTCTCAGATATTTATTACGTCAATGTTTATAACACATTTTCTGATGATGAAAAGAAACTGTTTTTTGAAATCGTAGAAAGACCTAAAGAAAATTTTCCATATTACCAGGTAAACGCGTATGATTACAGGAAAAAAGATCTGGGTACACTGTATCGTTTTAAATTCCTGGTTTCAGAAGATGGTAAAACATTTTATGCCATTGAGGATTTTAACGAAAAAAAAGTTCTTTTTGAAAACTGGCTGAAAGAAGAAATAAAAAATGCAGAAGACTTTCAGAAAGAGCATAAGGACAATCCGAATAAATTTATCAATAAATAA
- a CDS encoding T9SS type A sorting domain-containing protein yields MKKTFLFVLMTFFMSCGTLSAQLDYIFMLDNGGSLDKSEYLVMRRGAIKLMEQLIACNPENRVAVVQYGTGVFDNDTGVYKPLIYIESDFTNDFFTAQNFERRLDFGDYFQQSMGLVGDALDGIPNPDIISPQKTLNSLQQTRVVVFTDAERASTGLNSYLVNPAFAANYGSYEAFANVMDFKINRGIRFTVIHANTNNDAILAAASIASPNGSYTGPLETVAQDPSNGHARSYFNRTNGFHMMAGETNYWKDLAETICVSSDRNIDFLYEPGQCIHATSDLQGYYHLPAGITLKELKLDLINLQTGAVYPVNAYPVLSGNFFTFNFVTYSFDDALSAGSTGPHKFRLTMIDSYGNVAYSWNKYPYFDFDIDMSCQTPLNARSSVEEKFITLTPNPTHGLFKAILNKEITSGTLEVSDMTGNTVFNKIVRGEKEIEIDLTARKEGVYMVRVTTDKNEIYSEKVIKK; encoded by the coding sequence ATGAAAAAAACATTTTTATTTGTCTTGATGACATTTTTTATGTCATGCGGTACTTTAAGTGCACAGCTTGACTATATTTTTATGCTGGATAATGGAGGTTCCCTGGATAAGTCCGAATATTTAGTGATGAGGCGTGGCGCTATTAAATTAATGGAACAGCTTATCGCCTGTAATCCTGAAAACAGGGTAGCAGTGGTACAATATGGGACTGGGGTATTTGATAATGACACAGGAGTGTATAAACCCTTAATTTATATAGAATCTGATTTTACCAATGATTTTTTTACAGCACAGAATTTTGAACGCCGGTTGGATTTCGGAGATTATTTTCAACAATCTATGGGCCTGGTGGGAGATGCCTTAGACGGAATTCCAAATCCTGATATTATAAGCCCCCAGAAAACATTGAATTCATTGCAGCAAACAAGGGTTGTTGTATTTACTGATGCAGAAAGAGCTTCAACTGGCCTTAATTCTTATCTTGTAAATCCTGCTTTTGCTGCCAATTATGGTTCTTATGAGGCATTTGCAAATGTGATGGATTTTAAAATTAACAGAGGGATAAGGTTTACGGTTATTCATGCTAATACAAACAATGATGCAATCCTGGCTGCCGCATCTATTGCCAGTCCTAACGGATCGTATACCGGGCCACTTGAAACTGTTGCCCAAGATCCAAGTAATGGTCATGCTAGGTCTTATTTTAATAGAACTAACGGATTTCATATGATGGCAGGAGAAACGAATTACTGGAAAGATTTAGCAGAAACCATATGTGTTTCTTCGGACAGAAATATAGATTTTCTTTATGAGCCAGGGCAATGTATACATGCTACTTCAGACCTTCAGGGATATTATCATCTTCCGGCTGGAATCACTTTGAAGGAGCTTAAATTGGACCTGATTAATTTGCAGACCGGCGCAGTATATCCAGTGAATGCTTATCCTGTGTTATCTGGAAACTTTTTTACTTTTAATTTTGTTACCTATAGCTTTGATGATGCATTGTCTGCTGGATCAACAGGTCCGCATAAATTCAGGCTGACGATGATTGACTCTTATGGGAATGTTGCTTATAGCTGGAACAAATACCCGTATTTTGACTTTGACATTGATATGAGCTGCCAGACACCGTTGAATGCAAGGTCTTCCGTGGAAGAAAAGTTTATCACACTAACCCCAAATCCTACCCATGGACTATTTAAAGCAATTCTGAACAAAGAAATTACATCAGGAACATTGGAAGTAAGCGATATGACCGGAAATACAGTTTTTAATAAAATAGTACGTGGAGAAAAAGAAATAGAAATAGACCTGACAGCTCGTAAAGAAGGAGTTTACATGGTAAGAGTAACAACTGATAAAAACGAAATATACTCAGAAAAAGTCATTAAAAAATAA
- a CDS encoding PDDEXK nuclease domain-containing protein, translating to MLQNQDHQQLITDLKELVDKTKSQVAVQVNSAMVVLYWKIGQRINEDVLGNKRAEYGKEVILQIAQHLTVEFGSSFSEKNIRKMMQFASVFNNFEIVASAMRQLSWTHFLLLIPISEDTKRNFYLEVCKIENWSVRTLKEKINSLLFERTAISKKPEEIINNELKNWSENNILNPDLVFKDPYFLDFLELKDTFSEKDLEESIIVELQKFISELGSDFAFLSRQKRITIDNRDYYIDLLFYHRKLKSLVVIELKLGEFEAGHKGQMELYLSYLNKYEKVEGENPPIGLILCSGKNTEHIELMNLEGDNIKIAEYLLILPPERILLEKLNRSIEIARNKFEYKSNIK from the coding sequence ATGTTACAGAATCAGGATCATCAACAATTAATTACCGATTTAAAAGAACTGGTTGATAAGACAAAAAGTCAGGTCGCTGTTCAGGTGAATTCGGCAATGGTGGTTTTGTACTGGAAAATTGGACAGAGAATAAATGAAGATGTTCTGGGGAATAAAAGGGCAGAGTATGGTAAAGAAGTAATTTTACAAATTGCTCAACATCTTACCGTAGAATTTGGAAGTTCCTTTTCTGAAAAAAATATTCGAAAAATGATGCAGTTTGCATCAGTCTTTAATAACTTTGAGATTGTCGCATCAGCGATGCGACAATTATCATGGACACATTTTTTACTTCTTATTCCCATCTCGGAAGATACTAAGAGAAACTTCTATCTCGAAGTTTGTAAAATTGAAAATTGGAGTGTCAGAACTTTAAAAGAAAAAATAAATTCTTTGCTTTTTGAACGTACTGCAATAAGTAAAAAGCCCGAAGAAATCATTAACAACGAACTTAAAAATTGGTCTGAAAATAATATTTTAAATCCTGATCTGGTTTTTAAAGATCCTTATTTCCTTGATTTTTTAGAATTGAAAGACACTTTTTCTGAAAAAGATTTAGAAGAATCTATTATTGTGGAACTTCAAAAATTTATTTCTGAATTAGGAAGCGATTTTGCATTTCTTTCAAGGCAAAAAAGAATCACGATTGATAACAGAGATTATTACATAGATTTGCTTTTCTATCATAGAAAACTGAAATCTCTGGTTGTTATCGAACTGAAATTAGGAGAATTTGAGGCTGGCCATAAAGGACAAATGGAGCTGTATCTTTCCTATCTTAACAAATATGAAAAAGTAGAAGGGGAAAACCCACCGATTGGTTTAATTCTTTGCTCCGGAAAAAATACCGAACATATAGAACTGATGAATCTCGAAGGAGATAATATAAAAATTGCAGAATATTTACTTATCTTACCTCCGGAAAGAATTTTGCTTGAAAAATTGAATCGTTCAATAGAGATAGCAAGAAATAAATTTGAATATAAATCTAATATTAAATAA
- a CDS encoding SGNH/GDSL hydrolase family protein translates to MKKIVYGLFFGDSITYGEYDGVFGGWVDILKRYALQKFHEGNGHELILFNLGIGGETTEGLLKRMPAELSARNSADGNLVFISYGANDLAIKDGVQVVDPGKFKNNIITAVQQAKQFSSDIYLVSILPVSKNIDGVVTGSGKLRSNEEVIAYNEILKSIAADYSLGYIDFYSALIRDKEILLSADGVHPNEKGYGMMAEVAIPIIERYI, encoded by the coding sequence ATGAAGAAAATAGTATATGGACTGTTCTTTGGAGACAGTATAACGTATGGAGAATATGATGGCGTTTTTGGAGGTTGGGTAGATATTTTAAAGAGATATGCCCTTCAGAAATTTCATGAAGGAAATGGGCATGAACTGATCTTATTCAATTTGGGAATCGGTGGAGAAACAACAGAAGGTTTATTGAAGCGGATGCCTGCAGAATTAAGCGCAAGAAATTCCGCAGACGGGAATCTGGTTTTCATAAGCTACGGAGCCAATGATCTGGCTATAAAAGACGGAGTACAGGTAGTAGATCCTGGAAAATTTAAAAATAATATCATCACTGCTGTTCAGCAGGCCAAACAATTTTCAAGCGATATTTATCTGGTAAGTATTCTTCCTGTTTCTAAAAATATTGATGGAGTAGTGACGGGCTCGGGAAAATTAAGGTCAAATGAAGAGGTGATTGCTTATAATGAAATTCTTAAAAGTATTGCTGCAGATTACTCTTTGGGGTATATTGATTTTTATTCAGCATTGATAAGGGATAAAGAAATTCTGCTTTCTGCAGATGGAGTCCATCCCAATGAAAAAGGATACGGAATGATGGCTGAAGTAGCCATACCCATTATTGAAAGATATATATAA
- a CDS encoding ribonuclease inhibitor produces the protein MKDTDWKVGTLDGFNDILYGGFGIFESHEEIEILWEESEKSRKDLGLIATKEFYENKIRKGKPFNIELVRQKLKDLTEGKGQTLFEILVEIIESHRNIILKLD, from the coding sequence ATGAAAGACACCGATTGGAAAGTAGGAACCTTAGATGGGTTTAATGATATCCTTTATGGAGGTTTTGGTATATTTGAAAGTCATGAGGAAATTGAGATCCTGTGGGAAGAGTCAGAAAAATCAAGAAAGGATTTAGGGCTCATAGCAACTAAAGAATTTTACGAAAATAAAATCAGGAAAGGTAAGCCTTTCAATATAGAATTGGTCCGGCAAAAGCTAAAGGATCTAACGGAAGGAAAAGGGCAAACATTATTTGAAATTCTGGTGGAAATTATCGAATCGCACAGGAATATTATCCTGAAATTAGATTGA